The segment ACCTTTCACGGGAAATTTATGAAAGCCTTATAAAACAGGGCATCTCTGTCATTATCGATGACCGTGATGAACGTGCCGGAGTCAAATTCAATGATGCAGACCTCACGGGAGCTCCCGTTCTCGTTGTTGTCGGCGAAAGGAATGTAAAAGAAGGATTTGTCGAACTCAGGATAAAAGACCGTAACGTGAAAGAACGGATTCCGGTGAGTACTCTCTACGACAGACTCAAAGAGGCGATTGACTCGTAAAATGCGAAGAACAGGGTTGATCAGGCCGTTTTATAATGGATAATAAAGGCCCCATCGTATCACATCAGTTTATGTGTTTCACTCCGCTTTCCCTCCGCGCGGGGGAATGGAATATGATTATGTGAATTATATAATCAAGAAAAAGAAAGACAAAACTAAATATAGGAATTGTATAATAATTCTTCCTCTGTTAACCTCCGTTTATGCTTCTCCCCGCAATCTATATATTTAAACGCAGAGAAGAACGGCCATAGTCCCGCTGAACATAATGCTCTTAACTGTAATATCTACAACAATATCTGTACCATATTGTTCTCCTTCATTGCTATTCACATCGACTCCATGATGACAGCATCGACTTATTCCTTTTTCGTTGCGGAAAACGCTGAAACGGATGCATCGGATAAGCTGACTGTCGAAAAAAATTGTATAAATCATACTTGACATATACTTATGTTAAGACTATAATTTATAATACCAAGGAATTATATATATAAGGTAAAAAAATAATATTAAAGACACCGAACAGAAGAGTGAGCATGGTACGTACTGTTACACTAGGGATGCTCTGCGTCATTAATGTATTTTTTTCTGCGCGCATGGGGAATACTCAGAATGTTTTCCCTTCAACAATAGATTTGAGCGCACATGAATACAGTGAACTGGCTGTCATTGCCGGTGGAGCGGAAAATGACCTGTGTGGACGTTCTGTTTGTGTGGGTGATGTAAATAATGACGGTTACCAGGATATTATTATCGGTGCGATATGGGCTGATCCCGTTGAAAGGAATGATGCCGGAATTGTCTATATTATACTGGGTGGTCGCCCTTTACCCGCCGCTGTAGATATACAGTCGGATACAGGCTCAATCGTAAAAATCATGGGGAGAAAAGAAGGCGGTCTTTTAGGCAGTTCGGTCGCAGTGGGCGACATCAATA is part of the bacterium genome and harbors:
- a CDS encoding proline--tRNA ligase; its protein translation is LSREIYESLIKQGISVIIDDRDERAGVKFNDADLTGAPVLVVVGERNVKEGFVELRIKDRNVKERIPVSTLYDRLKEAIDS